Proteins from a genomic interval of Bombus affinis isolate iyBomAffi1 chromosome 16, iyBomAffi1.2, whole genome shotgun sequence:
- the LOC126925573 gene encoding muscarinic acetylcholine receptor DM1, producing the protein MNVTSEVEIFGNESYNVSNGLDCGGELHSYRIWERVLIVIIAVFLSLTTVVGNIMVMISFKIDKQLQTISNYFLFSLAVADFAIGLISMPLFTLYTVLGYWPLGPHICDTWLALDYLASNASVLNLLIISFDRYFSVTRPLTYRAKRTTSKAAIMIACAWGISLLLWPPWIYAWPYIEGQRTVPINACYIQFIETNHYITFGTAIAAFYMPVTVMIILYWRIWKETKKRQKDLPYLQAGKQDASKRSNSSDEALDMEDCRRPRSESSTGADDMNATHIAVSYLEKHYPQYKTKHRPFSWMWLKMWCVAWWHSGREDDDEEEDIEGAESSRTGHGYDEAITPLSAETPLTGTVSRSASLSGIHPTTLTVEKPISTVDNHDYKKSKRTDELSTRSNSNDSIYTIIIRLPRAIDSTGKYTEAASIKMYHEETVSPSLSTRRPSHMPDIRIPLNTKNIPKALGGKPAASKPANKKKKKIQEKKADRKAAKTLSAILLAFIITWTPYNILVLIKSITACSWYIPQVLWDFFYYLCYINSTVNPMCYALCNAAFRRTYVRILKCKWHNRNRAAMDRG; encoded by the exons ATGAATGTGACTTCAGAGGTAGAAATTTTTGGGAACGAGAGCTACAACGTGAGTAATGGTCTCGATTGCGGCGGTGAACTGCACTCGTACAGGATATGGGAACGCGTACTGATCGTGATAATCGCCGTATTCCTCAGTCTGACCACTGTCGTCGGTAACATAATGGTGATGATATCGTTCAAGATCGACAAACAACTGCAGACGATCTCAAACTACTTCTTGTTCAGCCTAGCGGTAGCTGATTTCGCGATCGGTCTAATTTCCATGCCTCTCTTCACGCTTTACACCGTGCTCGGCTACTGGCCGTTGGGACCGCATATTTGCGACACGTGGCTGGCGCTGGATTACTTGGCGAGTAACGCGTCGGTTTTGAACCTCCTTATAATCAGCTTCGACAGATATTTCTCTGTTACGAGGCCTCTTACGTATCGCGCCAAGAGAACTACTTCGAAGGCAGCCATTATGATCG CATGTGCATGGGGAATTTCGCTGCTTCTATGGCCACCGTGGATTTACGCTTGGCCTTACATCGAAGGCCAACGAACGGTACCCATAAACGCCTGCTACATTCAATTCATCGAGACAAATCATTACATTACATTTGGTACCGCGATTGCTGCATTCTATATGCCTGTCACTGTGATGATTATTCTTTACTGGCGGATATGGAAGGAGACCAAGAAACGACAGAAAGATCTTCCCTATTTACAAGCTGGAAAACAGGATGCTAGTAAAAGGAGTAATTCTAG CGATGAAGCGTTGGATATGGAGGACTGTAGAAGGCCTAGAAGCGAATCAAGCACAGGAGCTGACGACATGAATGCGACACATATCGCGGTCTCTTATCTAGAGAAACATTATCCTCAATATAAAACA AAACACAGACCATTTTCGTGGATGTGGCTGAAGATGTGGTGTGTCGCGTGGTGGCACAGTGGTCGCGAGGATGATGATGAAGAGGAGGACATAGAAGGCGCTGAGAGCAGTCGCACAGGACACGGCTATGACGAAGCCATAACGCCGTTATCAGCGGAAACCCCTCTTACTGGTACGGTCTCTCGATCTGCCTCTCTAAGTGGGATTCATCCTACCACGTTAACCGTTGAGAAACCCATCAGTACAGTTGATAACCACGATTACAAAAAATCTAAGAGAACCGATGAGCTGTCGACGAGAAGCAACTCTAACGATTCT ATATACACGATTATAATCCGGCTTCCGAGAGCTATCGACAGTACAGGGAAATACACGGAGGCCGCAAGCATAAAAATGTACCACGAGGAGACGGTGAGCCCCTCGTTGAGCACTAGGAGACCGTCTCACATGCCCGACATAAGGATTCCCCTGAATACGAAAAACATTCCGAAAGCGTTGGGGGGCAAACCGGCTGCGAGCAAACCCGCgaacaagaagaagaaaaagatacaaGAGAAGAAAGCCGATCGAAAGGCCGCGAAAACATTATCGGCCATCTTGCTGGCGTTCATCATCACCTGGACACCGTACAATATTCTCGTTCTAATTAAATCCATCACAGCCTGCTCCTGGTACATACCACAGGTGCTATGGGACTTTTTCTATTACCTTTGTTATATCAACAGTACTGTGAACCCAATGTGTTACGCCTTGTGCAACGCGGCATTTCGACGAACATATGTGAGGATTCTCAAGTGCAAGTGGCATAATAGGAACAGAGCCGCGATGGACAGAGGATGA